The Pseudanabaena sp. PCC 6802 genomic interval GATCCAACTGTCACAAAGGGGCAAGTATAAATCAAGCAGATTTTGACAACTTCGTTGATAGCGGCGGCGAATGTCTGCTTCTGGAATAGAATGTCCACCGCTTGCAACTCGTCGTGCCACTCGCTCAACCGCTAGATCGGGACTTTGAAGCCAAAAGTAAATTAGGTTGATTGTGTAACCTTGAGATTTACAGCGTTTTAAGAACGGGACGAATGTACGAGCAGCCAGGGTGGTTTCAAAGGCAAAATCTGTACTGGATGCTGCAAGTTGTTTGATTCTTGCTAACATCAGCCGTCCTGCTTGTATAGCCATAGATTTTGGGTTAAGGGGCGACAGTCCTGCGGCGATCGCATCGGCATTCACATACTCAAATATGCCCAGAAGATTGGGGAGTAAGCTTAGTGCAACAGTTGTTTTGCCTGCTCCATTAGGGCCGCCTATGATGTAAAGGCTTGGCATAAATCCCGTGGCTCATTTGTTGTGTTGTTTGATATACTCTTCACCTTACCAGGCAAATATCTAGGAGCGATCGCATTTTTAGAACCACAAGAAAACAAGCTCGCGATCGCTCTCCCAAAGTATCACGGAGAAAAGCGATCGCATTCGCGCAAACTAAACCATTACGGGGCGATCGCTAAGAAATACGAATGACAAAGCGATCACCCTAAATCTTTCCCATTGTTAGCAAAAGCGCGATCGCAGTTTTAGGACTACAGCAAGATAAATTCGCGATCGCTCTCTAAAATTGTCACGGAGAAAAGCGATCGCATTCTCAAAAACTAAACCATCGCTAAGAAATACGAATGACAAAGCGATCTCCCAAACTCCTCTTCATTGTTGGCAAAAGTGCGATCGCAGTTTTAAGCCCACAGAAAGACAAGTTCGCGATCGCCATCCTAAAGTATTGCTAGAGTATGCGTCTCATTCCCTGAACTAAACCATC includes:
- a CDS encoding zeta toxin family protein, yielding MPSLYIIGGPNGAGKTTVALSLLPNLLGIFEYVNADAIAAGLSPLNPKSMAIQAGRLMLARIKQLAASSTDFAFETTLAARTFVPFLKRCKSQGYTINLIYFWLQSPDLAVERVARRVASGGHSIPEADIRRRYQRSCQNLLDLYLPLCDSWIVYNNSEIVFKLIAERSSDRQPIIYDSEAWHQILRGLND